From the genome of Blautia hydrogenotrophica DSM 10507:
TTTTGATTTCATTGGTATTCTCGGATATTCTAACAACTTTTCTACTAACAGGACTATCTGCTCCTTTTAAAAGCCCCGTTCTATTCTTGCTCATTAACTCTAAAGACTTTTTACTGTGATGTTTTCCGTAAAACGGATTACCGCTCCCAAGCATTTCAAGTCTATATCTTCTTTTTAAATATTCTGGACATTTCGTTCCTTTATGAGCCTCCGATATTTTTCTTTTAGACTCATCGGATAAATGTTTTCCATACATAGGATTTTTCTCTCCCGAAAAAGCCAAGGAAAGCTTTTTCTTCTCTTCATCTGATAAATGCTTTCCATACATATGATTTTTCGGTCCTACCATTAATCCCTTTCTGGATTCTGACATTTTTCGCTTCGCTTCTTCCGAATGTTTTTTCCCACGCATAGGAGCGATTGTGTCAATCGAAATATTATAGCAAAAATCACTGTTTACATATTTTTCGATGTATAATTGCTCTCGATCACTTAGTTCCTCTACTTTGCATTCTTCAACTATCTCAAAAGAAAAATTTTCTTCTCCATACTTATTCCAAGCACGTTGTAGATACTTATTATGGTGTTTCTGTATGCGAAGTTCCCTTTTGTGGTCATACCATCTACGAGAGATATTTTGCGATGAGCCAATATAAAATTTTCCATTAACGTTGTTAGTTATCTTATAAATACCCGATATATTTTTCATTTTATCAATTTAGCTTTTACCGATTTTGGTCGATTTTCTATGCCGCCTTACAGCGACAAGGGGCAAATTGTCTACCCGCTATTCCTGCACGAATCTTGTAAAATGCTGCATCTGTGTCAATATTATAAAATGATGCCAAATCGCCTGCTAATCCAGCCAAAGTTGTAGACATTTCTGCTGCCGAATCTGTTGCTACACCAGATGCTTTTAACATAGACATCATGGTTCCCGAGTATTGTTTTGCAGCCAATTCCGAAAGTCCAAATTGTTCTGTAGCTGTAGAAGCAAATTCATAAGCCTGATTTGCCATGCTACCAAACGCAACATTAACCACGTTCTCCACTTCTGTAATATTAGAACCTAGCATGGTAGCTTGTTTGGCCCAATTATAAAGTCCTGTTGCCCCTCTATAAAGAAGTGCTGTGGATAATAAATTTTTCAAACTTAACGTAGCCTTATTTACAGAAGAACTAGAATTTCCCAACTGCTTAAAAGCATTTACAATCGCAGAAACGGATTTCTTTACAACATTTCCAGCTTTTGTAGACAGATTAGTTAATTTACTAAATGCAGTTTGTACACCGCTTGTTGACGAGCCAACTCTATTCCCGGCACTGGCCAACCTGGACAATGCTTCCACCATGCGCAGTGTGTTACTGCTAATACGCGGCGCGTTTTTCATCACATTGAAAAAATTCAAAGTTTCGTATGCAAGAACTCCCAACCCTAAAGAAGTTTTTGTGGCCTTGTCACCGGCATTCGCCAGTCGTGCGATTGATGAAACAAATTCATTCGTTGATTTCGATATGTTTCTGGCTTTTGACATATCACGAATCATTTTGCTAAGAGCTCTTGATAATTCCGGTAATTTATCGGATACTACCGTGATTTTATTTCCAGCATTAGAAAGCCTAGCCAAAGATGCTACAAATCTATTAATGCTGTTTGACACATCCGGCATCGTGCTTAACGCACTAATCGACTTTGTGATCTTATCAAAATCCGATGGATTGAATTTCGAAAAATCCGCTTTAAACAAACGATTTAGTGCATTAATAACATTGTTTAAATTCCGATCACTAAATGTTATTTTCGAAAGCACTTCCATGGATTCAGATATTTTTTTCAGTCCTTCCGCAACCTCCGGCATGTTTTCTGTTTTGATATCTGAAAATTTTTTTGCTGCATTCGCCAAAGAACTTAAATTTTTTGTATCTATTTTGGGAACCTGGATATTTTCTATCCCCTCCATAGATTTAATAGCAGAGGCCATATTCCGTATTGGTTCTATCCCGGCATTAAGTTTAGCGAAATCCACTTTACTTAATGCTGCCATCTCCTTAGCCAATCCTGATACTTTGGGTACTGATATTTTTAAACCATTCAAAGCCCTGAGAGAACTTGCAAGAGTATTTACATTTCTTGAAAAATTCCCCACAGCCACCGTGTTCATACCTTTAAATGACTTGTTGACTTTGTCTAAAGTCCTCGCTAATGATTCCAGTGATTTTTGCGCTTTGTTTGCATCGGCGGATATTCTTATATCCAGATTATCAATGTTTCCACTTCCCATATACCTACCTCCTAATTTTTTGAGGTTAATGATTATCATCTCGTTGATAACCAACAAAAGGGCGGGGTTCTTGCCCCGCCCTATCTCTTCTCGAGTCTGGCATTAGTCTGCCTTACTCTTAATGTCATGTAAAGTAACTCCTGATTCATTTCTTCTTCTGATTTATTGTTATTCTTCGCTATCTCTTTAATTGTTTTAGTGTTTTCTAATAAAGGATTTTCTGGGTACTTTGCTTTTTTATTAAAAGCCGCAACTACCGCGTTCATTACATATGCACCAGTAAGCCAAGACTGATGCTCTATGCATTTACTCTGATAATCCTTTTCCATGTAAAACGCATCAATGTATAATTTAACTTCCCTCAATGTAGAATGAAAAAATGTTTTCTTCGTCATTCCACATCGAATCGCTTGTGGGTATAATTCTTCAAGAATTACTGACCTGAAACTTTTCTTAGATGATCTTGTGGAACTTTCGGCACTTTTTTCACTTTCTTCTGACCGGCAGCTATAATCCTGTCTAGTCCCACCAATTTGAAAAAATCGTCTTCTCCCATTTGCTCAATACATATCTCCAAGATACCGTAAAAGTTTCCTATATCATCTTCAGCATGTTCTTTTGCATATTGCGCTAACAGTCGTTTTGCAGTCTGGATATCTGGCACTCTCCCATCTCCATCTGCGTGAGTTCCATGTGCTTCCATGAGTCCAGCGTAAAAAATTGTCAATGCGGTCTGTGGTATATTCGAAACGCCATCTAAAAGTTTCTCTATATCCTTTTCGTTTTCTGCTTGTCCCATATTCGTTAGAAATTTAGATAACTTCGCCACACAATCCGAATATAGTGCCGCTTCTATCGTGTACTCTAATTTATAATCTTCTCCACCAATTGTTAGAATTTTATACATGCGTTATCCTCCCTTTAAAATATCAATTCGCTTTCATCATCCTTGCTTCTCTTGTCAAGCGATAAACGAGAGAAGCTCATGATTCCCCCGCTGTCGGTTTAATCGGTGTGTCAGGCCCCTTATAATCGTTAATCGTTAACGTCATTTCTACTGCCAATAATCCATTTTGGTCAAATTCAGGCTGCGGAATTGTAGTGGGTGGCTCTGCAACAACATAAAATGCTTTTTGCAAAGTAGGAATAAAAGTTTCAAACCACGTGGAC
Proteins encoded in this window:
- a CDS encoding NUMOD3 domain-containing DNA-binding protein: MKNISGIYKITNNVNGKFYIGSSQNISRRWYDHKRELRIQKHHNKYLQRAWNKYGEENFSFEIVEECKVEELSDREQLYIEKYVNSDFCYNISIDTIAPMRGKKHSEEAKRKMSESRKGLMVGPKNHMYGKHLSDEEKKKLSLAFSGEKNPMYGKHLSDESKRKISEAHKGTKCPEYLKRRYRLEMLGSGNPFYGKHHSKKSLELMSKNRTGLLKGADSPVSRKVVRISENTNEIKIYDTVTEAAKSNNAQRSHIALVCRGERKHAGGYRWMYFEDYQHANTEVSDQIAKG